In a genomic window of Caloenas nicobarica isolate bCalNic1 chromosome 1, bCalNic1.hap1, whole genome shotgun sequence:
- the CKAP4 gene encoding cytoskeleton-associated protein 4, which yields MSAAKHRGPKGGSPPAAANERGAQPGGAEEPAVKKPAAGHGRGGRAAAGGGGGRSGAGPRRGWALLLGAAVVLGAALPAGWYVRQLREEVGRSAREREASERQRQELAATLDALVQKVRSLQATFGEFESLMKIAQQKQEVTEKAVKQGETEINRISEVLQKLQNEILKDLSDGIHMVKDARERDFTSLENTVEERLTELTKSINDNIAVFTEVQQRSQDEINNMKVKIDSLEEAGVYKHEIKVLKDALGEMQASMKTKEKDIETLKSTIDSMESDVYTEVKELVNLKQEHEKFKEAADTEHLSLKALQEKVLRAEESIMQLPGDIKRLDEDLQQVKADLTKWEDNELFRKALETFGKNSEGLESRLRHIEDSLESLASVAAQNSEKLQSFLLKEAEYENKLSTLEQSITALQGVSDVDVISVTDVLKNLGESQTSLYNDVENLRRSISDLPSSGALQDVQKQISTLLDQGNLQTGQAHSQGYLEKFSSVEGSVDELRSSVSQVDSDLKMIRTAVDSLVAYSVKIENNENNLESVKSSIDDLRNDLERLFVKVEKIHEKV from the exons ATGTCGGCCGCCAAGCACCGGGGCCCAAAGGGGGGcagcccgcccgccgccgccaatGAGCGGGGCGCGCAGCCCGGCGGCGCCGAGGAGCCGGCGGTGAAGAAGCCGGCGGCGGGGCACGGCCGGGGCGGCAGGGCCGCcgcggggggcggagggggcCGCTCCGGCGCTGGCCCCCGCCGCGGCTGGGCGCTTCTGCTGGGCGCCGCGGTGGTGCTGGgcgccgcgctgcccgccggCTGGTACGTGCGGCAGCTGCGGGAGGAGGTCGGGCGGAGCGCCCGGGAGAGGGAGGCCTCCGAGCGGCAGCGGCAGGAGCTGGCCGCCACCCTGGACGCCTTGGTGCAGAAG GTGCGTTCCCTTCAGGCCACATTTGGAGAATTTGAATCCTTGATGAAAATTGCTCAGCAGAAGCAGGAGGTTACTGAGAAGGCTGTTAAACAAGGGGAGACTGAAATAAACCGTATCAGTGAAGTGCTTCAgaagctgcaaaatgaaattttgaaagACTTGTCTGATGGCATCCACATGGTGAAGGATGCAAGGGAACGAGACTTCACATCTCTGGAAAACACGGTGGAAGAGAGACTAACAGAGCTAACCAAGTCTATAAATGATAACATTGCTGTGTTCACTGAAGTCCAGCAAAGGAGCCAAGATGAAATCAACAATATGAAAGTAAAGATTGATTCACTAGAAGAGGCAGGTGTGTATAAACACGAAATTAAGGTGCTAAAAGATGCTCTTGGTGAGATGCAAGCATCCATGAAGACCAAAGAAAAGGACATAGAAACCTTGAAGAGTACAATAGACTCCATGGAGTCTGATGTGTATACTGAAGTGAAGGAACTAGTCAATCTCAAACAAGAACATGAGAAATTCAAAGAGGCTGCAGACACTGAACACCTTTCGTTAAAAGCTTTACAAGAGAAAGTTCTGAGAGCTGAGGAATCTATTATGCAGCTCCCTGGTGACATTAAAAGACTCGATGAAGATTTACAGCAAGTTAAAGCTGACCTCACCAAATGGGAAGACAACGAACTCTTCAGAAAAGCATTAGAAACTTTTGGCAAGAACAGTGAGGGACTGGAGTCTCGATTGAGGCACATAGAAGACAGCCTGGAGTCTCTGGCTTCTGTTGCTGCGCAAAACAGTGAAAAGTTGCAATCTTTCCTTTTGAAGGAGGCAGAATATGAGAATAAGCTCAGTACCCTAGAACAAAGCATCACTGCTCTTCAGGGGGTCTCAGATGTGGATGTAATTTCAGTCACAGACGTTCTGAAAAATCTTGGTGAATCACAGACCTCCCTGTACAATGATGTGGAAAACTTGAGGAGAAGCATCAGTGACCTGCCATCCTCCGGTGCTCTTCAGGATGTCCAGAAGCAAATTAGTACTTTATTGGATCAAGGAAATCTTCAGACGGGTCAAGCACATTCTCAAGGCTATCTTGAAAAATTTTCTTCAGTGGAAGGCTCTGTAGATGAACTGAGATCTTCTGTAAGCCAGGTTGATTCTGATTTGAAAATGATAAGAACTGCAGTGGATAGTTTAGTCGCCTACTCAgtgaaaattgaaaataatgagAACAACTTGGAGTCTGTGAAGAGCTCAATAGATGACCTGAGGAATGATCTGGAAAGGTTGTTTgttaaagtagaaaaaatacatgaaaaagttTAG
- the TCP11L2 gene encoding T-complex protein 11-like protein 2, with product MPLNDDQNSDSDSSRLSESTASSSDSEYSRQSFNSDSSSKPSSPASSPPKIITFDELMAAARNLSDLTLAHEIAVNANFCIKHEAFPQNSFAGTVKQIVHKAFWDHLESELNEDPPEYEHAIKLFEEIKEILLSFLTPGANRIQNQICEVLDTDLIRQQAEHNAVDIHGLANYIINTMGKLCAPIRDNDIKQLKATDNIVELLRQIFHVLDLMKVDMANYRIQNLRPYLRRNLVDYERTKFQEILEETPSALDLTTEWIKESIEDELSSVSDESSSSPGADSSSKPIISPTLVLNNGYLKLLQWDYCKTFPETLITDEVRLQELREKLNQLKIIACVCLITNNMVGAAIVDVPDFADQLKRISVPLLEGMSKKSFDLKEALNAIGVQICSKLNRSLTERGLPTLNAEMQSNLMGQIGHIAEENNPISSLIDKRIQFFMRSVLALPSFQKCMPTVPGGLSVIQTEMEFVGSQYASIVNFNKQVYGPFYANILRKLLFPEAPMGKAETETPTN from the exons ATGCCTCTCAATGATGACCAGAACAGTGATTCAGATTCTTCACGCCTCTCTGAAAGCACAGCTTCTTCCAGCGACTCTGAGTATTCAAGACAGAGCTTTAACAGTGACTCTTCAAGCAAACCCAGCTCCCCAGCGT CAAGCCCTCCGAAGATTATTACATTTGATGAACTGATGGCAGCTGCAAGAAACTTGTCAGACTTGACTCTAGCTCATGAAATTGCTGTAAATGCAAATTTTTGCATAAAACATGAAGCCTTCCCACAGAACAG ctttgcaGGCACAGTGAAACAAATTGTACACAAGGCATTTTGGGATCATTTGGAATCAGAACTGAATGAAGATCCTCCAGAATATGAACATGCTATCAAGCTCTTTGAGGAAATTAAGGAG attcttctttccttcctgacTCCTGGAGCAAACAGGATTCAAAATCAAATTTGTGAAGTTCTAGATACAGATCTTATAAGACAGCAAGCAGAACATAATGCTGTTGATATTCATGGACTAGCTAACTATATCATCAACACTATGGGAAAGTTGTGTGCTCCAATAAGAGACAACGATATAAAACAGTTAAAAGCAACTGACAATATCGTAGAATTACTGAG ACAAATATTCCATGTTTTGGACCTAATGAAAGTGGATATGGCTAATTACAGAATTCAAAACCTTAGGCCATACCTTCGACGTAATTTGGTGGACTACGAAAGAACAAAATTCCAGGAAATTCTTGAAGAAACACCAA GTGCCCTGGATCTCACAACAGAATGGATAAAGGAATCTATAGAAGATGAGTTGTCATCTGTTTCTGATGAGTCTTCATCATCCCCTGGTGCTGATAGTAGTTCTAAACCAATTATTAGTCCTACACTGGTGCTAAACAATGGCTACTTGAAACTGTTACAATGGGATTACTGCAAAACATTTCCAGAG ACTCTAATAACAGATGAAGTTCGTCTTCAGGAGTTGAGAGAAAAGCTCAATCAGTTAAAAATCATAGCTTGTGTTTGTCTCATAACAAACAATATGGTGGGTGCAGCAATTGTAGATGTGCCTGATTTTGCTGACCAGCTGAAAAGGATCTCTGTTCCTCTTCTTGAAGGCATGAGCAAGAA AAGTTTTGATTTGAAGGAGGCTCTGAATGCTATCGGTGTCCAGATTTGCAGCAAACTGAACAGGTCTCTAACTGAAAGAGGTCTTCCCACTCttaatgcagaaatgcagagtaATTTAATGGGTCAAATCGGTCATATTGCTGAGGAGAATAATCCCATCAGTTCCTTGATTG ACAAACGAATCCAGTTCTTCATGAGAAGTGTGCTTGCTCTTCCGAGTTTTCAGAAGTGCATGCCCACTGTGCCGGGAGGCCTTTCTGTGATTCAGACAGAGATGGAGTTTGTTGGATCTCAGTATGCGAGCATTGTAAACTTTAATAAACAAGTGTATGGACCATTCTATGCAAACATACTTAGAAAACTACTTTTTCCCGAGGCACCAATGgggaaagcagaaacagaaacaccTACCAATTAA